A region from the Enoplosus armatus isolate fEnoArm2 chromosome 24, fEnoArm2.hap1, whole genome shotgun sequence genome encodes:
- the cyp20a1 gene encoding cytochrome P450 20A1 isoform X1 has product MLDFAIFAVTFVIILVGAVLYLYPSSRRASGIPGLNPTDEKDGNLQDIVNRGSLHEFLVSLHQEFGSVASFWFGGRPVVSLGSVHQLRQHINPNHTTDSFETMLKSLLGYQSGMGGGATETVMRKKVYESAINKTLTDNFPLVLKLVEELVGKWKSFPETQHTPLCAHLLGLAMKTVTQLALGDRFRDDTEVLSFRKNHDVFLPFLRHQIWSEIGKGYLDGSLEKSSSRKGHYEKALSEMESVLLSAAKERKAQRKQTVFVDALLQSSLTERQIMEDCMVFTLAGCVITANLCIWALHFLSTSEEVQDKLHQELEEVLGSDPVSLEKIPQLKYCQQVLNETVRTAKLTPVAARLQQVEGKVDQHVIPKETLVIYALGVVLQDCETWSTPYRFDPDRFEEESVRKSFCLLGFSGNQTCPELRFAYTVATVLLSTLVRQLKLHQLKGQVMEVRSELVSTPKDETWITASKRSSS; this is encoded by the exons ATGCTGGACTTTGCCATCTTTGCTGTCACGTTTGTCATCATTTTAGTCGGTGCTGTTCTTTATTTGTACCCG TCATCCAGAAGGGCCTCTGGCATCCCAGGTCTCAATCCTACAGATGAGAA GGATGGGAACCTGCAGGACATTGTGAACAGAGGCAGTCTACATGAGTTCCTCGTCAGTCTGCATCAGGAGTTTGGGTCTGTGGCGTCGTTCTGGTTCGGCGGTCGGCCGGTGGTTAGCCTGGGCTCCGTGCACCAGCTACGGCAACACATCAACCCCAACCACACCA CTGACTCTTTTGAGACGATGCTGAAGTCGTTGCTAGGTTACCAGTCAGGAATGGGAGGCGGGGCCACCGAGACCGTAATGAGGAAAAAGGTGTACGAGAGTGCcatcaacaaaacactgacGGACAACTTCCCGCTTGTGCTGAAG ctggtggaggagctggtggGAAAGTGGAAGTCATTCCCGGAGACCCAGCATACCCCTCTGTGTGCCCACCTGCTGGGTCTGGCCATGAAGACTGTCACCCAGCTGGCTCTGGGCGATCGCTTCAGAGACGACACGGAGGTCCTTTCCTTCCGCAAGAACCACGA tgtttttctccccttcttGCGCCACCAGATCTGGTCAGAAATTGGGAAAGGCTACTTGGACGGCTCCCTGGAGAAAAGCTCCAGCAGGAAAGGACATTATGAGAAGG CTCTGTCAGAGATGGAGTCTGTTCTGCTGTCGGCGGCGAAGGAGAGAAAAGCCCAGAGGAAGCAGACGGTGTTTGTAGACGCTCTGCTTCAGTCCAGCCTCACAGAACGGCAG atcaTGGAGGACTGTATGGTTTTCACTTTGGCCGGATGCGTTATCACTGCCAACT TGTGTATCTGggcacttcacttcctgtccacCTCAGAAGAAGTTCAGGACAAACTGcaccaggagctggaggaggtttTGGGGTCAGATCCAGTTTCCTTGGAGAAGATCCCACAGCTCAA ATACTGCCAGCAGGTCCTCAACGAGACAGTGAGGACCGCCAAGCTGACCCCCGTCGCGGCTCGGCTTCAGCAAGTGGAGGGAAAAGTCGATCAACATGTCATTCCCAAAGAG ACTTTAGTCATCTACGCTTTGGGAGTGGTCCTGCAAGACTGTGAGACCTGGAGCACCCCATACAG GTTTGACCCAGATCGGTTTGAGGAGGAATCTGTCAGGAAGAGCTTCTGTCTGCTCGGATTCTCTGGCAATCAAACATGTCCGGAGCTCAG GTTTGCCTACACTGTGGCTACTGTCCTGCTCAGCACGTTGGTGCGGCAGCTGAAGCTCCACCAGTTGAAGGGACAGGTCATGGAGGTCAGATCTGAGCTGGTGTCCACACCGAAGGACGAAACCTGGATCACCGCCAGCAAACGAAGCTCGAGCTAG
- the cyp20a1 gene encoding cytochrome P450 20A1 isoform X2, with amino-acid sequence MLDFAIFAVTFVIILVGAVLYLYPSSRRASGIPGLNPTDEKDGNLQDIVNRGSLHEFLVSLHQEFGSVASFWFGGRPVVSLGSVHQLRQHINPNHTTDSFETMLKSLLGYQSGMGGGATETVMRKKVYESAINKTLTDNFPLVLKLVEELVGKWKSFPETQHTPLCAHLLGLAMKTVTQLALGDRFRDDTEVLSFRKNHEAIWSEIGKGYLDGSLEKSSSRKGHYEKALSEMESVLLSAAKERKAQRKQTVFVDALLQSSLTERQIMEDCMVFTLAGCVITANLCIWALHFLSTSEEVQDKLHQELEEVLGSDPVSLEKIPQLKYCQQVLNETVRTAKLTPVAARLQQVEGKVDQHVIPKETLVIYALGVVLQDCETWSTPYRFDPDRFEEESVRKSFCLLGFSGNQTCPELRFAYTVATVLLSTLVRQLKLHQLKGQVMEVRSELVSTPKDETWITASKRSSS; translated from the exons ATGCTGGACTTTGCCATCTTTGCTGTCACGTTTGTCATCATTTTAGTCGGTGCTGTTCTTTATTTGTACCCG TCATCCAGAAGGGCCTCTGGCATCCCAGGTCTCAATCCTACAGATGAGAA GGATGGGAACCTGCAGGACATTGTGAACAGAGGCAGTCTACATGAGTTCCTCGTCAGTCTGCATCAGGAGTTTGGGTCTGTGGCGTCGTTCTGGTTCGGCGGTCGGCCGGTGGTTAGCCTGGGCTCCGTGCACCAGCTACGGCAACACATCAACCCCAACCACACCA CTGACTCTTTTGAGACGATGCTGAAGTCGTTGCTAGGTTACCAGTCAGGAATGGGAGGCGGGGCCACCGAGACCGTAATGAGGAAAAAGGTGTACGAGAGTGCcatcaacaaaacactgacGGACAACTTCCCGCTTGTGCTGAAG ctggtggaggagctggtggGAAAGTGGAAGTCATTCCCGGAGACCCAGCATACCCCTCTGTGTGCCCACCTGCTGGGTCTGGCCATGAAGACTGTCACCCAGCTGGCTCTGGGCGATCGCTTCAGAGACGACACGGAGGTCCTTTCCTTCCGCAAGAACCACGAGGCG ATCTGGTCAGAAATTGGGAAAGGCTACTTGGACGGCTCCCTGGAGAAAAGCTCCAGCAGGAAAGGACATTATGAGAAGG CTCTGTCAGAGATGGAGTCTGTTCTGCTGTCGGCGGCGAAGGAGAGAAAAGCCCAGAGGAAGCAGACGGTGTTTGTAGACGCTCTGCTTCAGTCCAGCCTCACAGAACGGCAG atcaTGGAGGACTGTATGGTTTTCACTTTGGCCGGATGCGTTATCACTGCCAACT TGTGTATCTGggcacttcacttcctgtccacCTCAGAAGAAGTTCAGGACAAACTGcaccaggagctggaggaggtttTGGGGTCAGATCCAGTTTCCTTGGAGAAGATCCCACAGCTCAA ATACTGCCAGCAGGTCCTCAACGAGACAGTGAGGACCGCCAAGCTGACCCCCGTCGCGGCTCGGCTTCAGCAAGTGGAGGGAAAAGTCGATCAACATGTCATTCCCAAAGAG ACTTTAGTCATCTACGCTTTGGGAGTGGTCCTGCAAGACTGTGAGACCTGGAGCACCCCATACAG GTTTGACCCAGATCGGTTTGAGGAGGAATCTGTCAGGAAGAGCTTCTGTCTGCTCGGATTCTCTGGCAATCAAACATGTCCGGAGCTCAG GTTTGCCTACACTGTGGCTACTGTCCTGCTCAGCACGTTGGTGCGGCAGCTGAAGCTCCACCAGTTGAAGGGACAGGTCATGGAGGTCAGATCTGAGCTGGTGTCCACACCGAAGGACGAAACCTGGATCACCGCCAGCAAACGAAGCTCGAGCTAG
- the LOC139306743 gene encoding transmembrane protein 237B-like — protein sequence MDTGGSKKMRPRELPPLPQRGQRALPAMPSQDTAGEAPAQKHKKKRVRKETNGVDDMDDQGMEMGGLGSRRESEVREQLTLEPPTDAPPQRRKKKKKTATIDLDDDQADLVNGDAADQTTDGEEVVKKTKKRRKSKVAESQLPDELDVEEDDIITDTPPPIPQHSLFSAPQGQSQPVGKVFVERNKRFQAAERSDWRKTSDQMDNMTDFQHIQPLWTTRDVSIRVHEGFRVFGLYCHGFLAGYAVWNVVVVYMLAGQHLTALSNLLEQYHVLAYPSQSLLYMLLAISTVAAFDRVNLAKGSMALREFITLDPVALASFLYFSALVLSLSQQMTSDRINLYPDFNTTLWPPGSEHQILHPWVTVNLVVALLVGLAWIFIAIRPETDYTECYLMAMETEPPKPEDRSEMTA from the exons ATGGATACGGGAGGCTCAAAG AAAATGCGACCCAGGGAGCTCCCGCCTCTTCCACAG CGAGGGCAACGAGCACTTCCTGCAATGCCGAG TCAAGACACAGCTG GAGAAGCACCAGCACAGAAACATAAGAAGAAGAGGGTGAGAAAGGAGACAAATGGAGTGGACGATATGGACG ATCAGGGGATGGAGATGGGAGGCCTGGGCAGCCGGAGGGAATCTGAGGTCAGAGAGCAACTTACCTTGGAACCCCCGACGGATGCCCCCccgcagaggaggaagaagaagaagaaaacagccaCTATAG ATCTTGACGACGACCAAGCTGACCTGGTGAACGGAGATGCAGCAGATCAGACCACCGATGGAGAAGAAGTGgtgaaaaaaaccaaaaagagaag GAAGTCAAAAGTGGCTGAATCACAGCTTCCCGACGAATTGGACGTAGAAGAGGATGATATTATCACCGACACCCCTCCTCCGATCCCCCAGCATTCCCTGTTCTCGGCTCCGCAGGGTCAGAGCCAGCCGGTGGGGAAAGTCTTCGTCGAGAGGAACA AGCGTTTCCAGGCTGCCGAGCGCTCAGACTGGAGGAAGACCAGCGACCAGATGGATAATATGACGGACTTCCAGCACATTCAGCCGCTCTGGACCACCAGAGACGTTTCTATCAGAGTGCACGAAGGCTTCAG GGTGTTCGGTCTGTATTGTCATGGCTTCCTAGCGGGCTACGCCGTGTGGAACGTGGTGGTGGTGTACATGTTAGCCGGGCAGCACCTCACCGCTCTGTCCAACCTGCTGGAGCAGTACCACGTCCTGGCCTACCCGTCCCAGTCTCTGCTCTACATGCTGCTGGCCATCAGCACGGTGGCCGCCTTCGACAG AGTGAACCTGGCCAAAGGCTCCATGGCTCTGCGGGAGTTCATCACCCTGGACCCCGTCGCTCTCGCCTCATTCT TGTATTTCTCAGCGTTGGTCCTCTCTCTGAGCCAGCAGATGACCAGCGATCGAATCAACCTGTACCCAGACTTCAACACAACGTTATG GCCTCCGGGGTCGGAGCACCAGATTCTCCACCCGTGGGTGACCGTCAACCTGGTGGTGGCTCTGCTGGTGGGGCTGGCCTGGATCTTCATCGCCATCCGACCCGAAACAGACTACACAGAGT GTTATCTGATGGCCATGGAGACTGAGCCTCCAAAACCAGAGGACAGATCAGAAATGACCGCCTGA